The Vanrija pseudolonga chromosome 1, complete sequence genomic sequence GGCCGACTCGATGATGGAAAATGGTTGATGGTGTCATTGTGGGGCCAGAAACGTCCGTATTGCTTGCTGcccatgtcgtcgacgtcgtctggCTCGTGTCGAATGGATGTCCGTGCACTACTCCTTCTCACTTCACTCCCTCCTCGCTCTATTCTCGCCTCGCAGTACCCGCTCTGACCGacatggcctcgtcgagggcgcgggcCTCATCCCACGCACCGCCTGGGCTGTCGACTTCCTCTCCAAAGGCACGTCGACGCTGTGCCCAGTCATCTTCGCTCTCCACTTCGACCAGTGTGGGCCATGTTGTTGTCCACGTCTTGCCACTCTTCTCGACGTGTGTCGATAGTAATGTCGACAGGTTGCGGGCGTACTCGACCAGCTGGAAGACGAGCGACACGTTGGGACCCATCCAAGCCGACTTGCCCTTGACAAAGTCGTAGGCGTCCTGCATGGTACGAAGATTGTTGAGTTGCTCTGGCATGGCACCAGCAGCCGCAAGGGTCATGACGTAGGCGACAGCTAGGGTTGCTGAGCGTGAAACACCGCACTGGCAGctgaggaggtgggtggtCAGAGCAGAACGACCGTGTTGAACGTGTGCCAAAAAACTTACTGAATAATCACTGGGGTGCCAGCCTTGCGGCGGACCTCGAGCCAGCGGATGGCCTCCCAGAACCGCCACTTGTCGTCGGTCTCGTCACCACCGGTGTAGTCGCCTCCGTTGATGAGCTCGGTGAGCGAGGCAGTgtcgggcacgtcggcgaggccggctTCACCATGAGACCAGCGAAGATGGGCATAGTCGACTGCTGGtcggtcgtcctcggccgggTATGACTTGATGACAACCTTGGGCTTCTTGGAGCCGGCAGTAACCGAGGGTTGGGGCCATTCCCAGCCGTCGTCTCTTGTAGACTCGTCAAACGGGTTCTCAATCTCCTGGGCGACGTTGATGACAGCCACGCGGGTCGCCGTCGGAGCCCAGACGTCCCAGCGCCAGAAGGAGTCTTCAGCGCCAAGCCACACGCCAGGAACGAGCTCAACCGGGCCGTCGCAGTATGGCTCAAACGAGGTTTGAGGATATCCCATGTCAAAGGATTCGCCGCTAATAGCAGGCGAagtcgacgacaagctcaGCGAGTCGGTGGCTGAAGCAGACGAAGACGTAAGGCTGGCCGACGTTGACATGGGCGGGACGGCACTCGTGTCGGAACAAGAGCTTGAGACACTGGGACCGCTGCCGCGCTCCTCAATGGTGGGAACGCTCCGTAGGGAGGGGTAGGCCGACTGTGATGTCCGCGGGTCAGGGACTTCAGCATATGTTCCCGACGGTGTGCCCGCGCTCCGCATCCGGGCATGACCTCGGCTTCTCATTCCAGGATAGTGGTAGGGCGCGCCTCCAGGGGTCGGTGGGACAGGCATGTCGTCTCCGCCGGGAGGGTGAGTGATGAGGCTGAGAAGACTTGGCCGACGATGCGATTTGTGCGTGTTGCGGCCAAGCGACGTGACGGCAAGGGCTGGTGTCCGTGGTGGACctggtgtgagcggggttTGCGACGGTcccgctgcctgctgcgaggccgcggtcgtcggggtcggggtcgagTTGCCGGTCGAGGGAGTGGATGAGTTGTGGAAGGACGTTGCGCCGCCGAGGGACAAGGAGAGGCCCTTTGGGTTCAAACGTTTCAAGCTCAAGACGGGTGGGAGCGACGGGGGCGACGACTTGCGAGCCGAGAATGAGCTCTTGGGCGTGAGTGTGGATGTTGttgagggggtgggggcctCTGCTGACAGCAGCTCCGTAGGCATGGGCGACGCGAGTCGGACATCTTGAATGCCGTTGATGAGGCTCGAGGTGAgcggcgtggtggagcgGGAGAAGGCCTTTGGCGAGGCGGGCATTATTGTGACGGTCTGTTCTCCACTATCTTCCAAGGGCTCGTTGCCAGAGCCCACTGTTGTTGGAGGGCCCATTGGAATGGACAATGAGAGGCGTAGAGGGGCAGGTCTGTGAGCGGAAACAGAGGaggctcgtcggcggggtgaATCGCGCAAGGGGTGGCTGGGCTTGACGTTGCTCTCAGAGTCGCGTCTAAAGCGCTTCGCCGGGTGGAgcgctgtcgacgacgacggcggcagtgtGGAGACAGGGGCAGCGTCAAGAGCACGCGGCCGCTTCAAGACTGCAATAGGGCGACACTGGGCTGCTGTTGCCGttgtcgatggcgagggcggcgcggatgAGGATGAAGAAAGGGCGCTTCTCGGAATGGGGAGACGAGGTCGGGGCGAGGAGAGTTCGTGCGGGGAGACGGATAGCGGAGAGAGGTCGTGCGGTGAGGATGGTGGGAAAGGGAGGCAGAGCATCAGAACTGATGTACCAACGGGGTCGGCGGGGCGGTTGaagggggtgggtgagtgggaggTGATGGTTGTGTTGTGGTTGTGATGGCGACCAGAGTGGCGCGAGTGGGTGAAATAGGTGCGAGATGAACGCGATGCAAGGTCGAAGTGCGAAGAGGAAATTGTTGTCAGCACATGGGTATTAAACGTGTTGTTGCGCGAGCGATGGCGACGAAGAGATGGCAAGGATCAAGAAGAatgcgaggaggagcacaaggggaagggggaggtTGCTactgcgacggcggcggcggcggcgacgaggacgaggacaacgactTCTTGCAAGAGAGCGCGAGAGTGCGTGGATACCGTCCGTCTTTGCCGTGGCAGTGCAGATGTGTGTGTTCAAGGGAGTTTGTTGTCACAGCTCTGAGACAGAAATGCACTGCGCTGGTGCTTGCCtgctgcacgctgcacgcggcgaggcgcgagtcgCGAGTCGGTCGCtcgcggctgctgctgcagtgaGGTGTGAGGGTTGAggagtgcgcgcgcgtgtcgcaACGCCAACTTGTAGGGTCAATCAAGCAacagggggggggggggcaggggcagACGGACAGGGGCTGGGACAGGGGTGGGTGCGCGGGGTGAAGGTTGGATGGGTGCGGTGGAGGCAGAGGGCCTGTTGCCTCACGCTCGGGCtaacggcggcgagggggggaAGGTGCGCAGGGAAGGCACCAGGgtgagacgagacgagacgacgactgagaggggggaggggggggggggcgacAATCACCTGCTAGACGTGCAGTGGCTGCTAGGCGGTTGCCACCATGACCATGACCATGAgagggtggggagggggaagggcaagggggTGATGGGAGAAAGAGTCAAGAGATGAGGAGGAGATGCAAGGTTGCCGTTCGAGACAACAAAGGAGAGTGTGTGTCAGATTGTCATGGTcgtgtgggcgtggtggggtggggggggaGACACGCAAGAGGCTGGAACAACGCCAACCCGCCAATGACGGAAAAAAGTAAAATGAGACAATGCAAGGTGgatcgcggcgctgcgcggaggcggcggcggcgacgtgcaCGACGATTGAATTGAGATGAGACCCGGAGTCCGAGGCCCGAGGATgtgcagcaagcaagcagcagcagcagcagcagcagcagcagcaagcaacaAGTCTGGACAAAGGCAATCCCAAATCtctccccccccctccccccttcAACCCCTTCTTGCTCCCTGTTCGGTTGGGCACTGTCCGCCCCCGTTCacggcctgcgccgccgccgcccacgccgcctaCGCCACGCCAACCGCAATACAATGTACCCGCCTAATTGTCACAGGCTGCGccacgccgcacgcgccgggACAGCGTGTTTCGAAGACACACCAGTGCACGCACGGCGCTCCCCTCGATCGAGTCGACGCAGGCAGGTATGCAGAAAGCAAGCTGCAAGGCAACTAACTCACCATGGCAGATGGGTGCGCACAGACTAGAGTGCAAAGGTGCGAGTTAGGGGCGAAAGCGAGTGAGCGCACACAAAAGTCACAGTGTCgtcgcgacgagacgagccgACGTCGGTCGctgagcagcgagcgagcgagcgcacttgtcggttgtcgtcgtgtcgtcgtgaAACGAAACGCAGGGCCTGGagcgggcgagtgggcgggtgggcgtgggGCACGAGCTAAAGAGCTACGGCacgagtgagtgagtgggtgtgaATAAATGATGAGAATGAGCAATGTCAAGACGACGACAGGACTGGCCGTAAATCTTGGATGATTCatgacacacacacgcacggcGGCATGATGCATAGAGTTGAGAGGGACAgcggcaaggcaaggcaaggcgacgagagagggagaggcgCCTCACCCGCACAACTCTGACATCCCACCCAGCCCGCGTTGGTTGTcgccccgcctgcctgcctgcctcctGTCGGGTCTCCCCCCCCCACCGCCCGTCGAAACAAATCCCCCTGGCACAAAGGCTTAACGTGGAAACAGAACCAAGCTTCATTGCCCCCTTTTTTGCCAGTTTGTAACTTGCTGGGTAGGCTGCAAGCGTGCtagctgctcctgctgctcctgctgcttgctgctttCGGGGCATTGTTGCACTGCATGCACCAGTCCAACAAGGCAACGAGGCGGCACGCGGTGGCCCACATGCTGGACTTGCTACGTCGCATTGTCACCCGCTGCGTCAGTTGTTCGCTACTTGAAACGGCATGGCAGCAGATTTCACAATCTTGACGTAGCCGTCATCATCGGCGTGCGTCGACCAAGCAAGGCATCACGCGCCACGATgagccgcgcctcgcgcctcctctcacccacccccgcacaACCCTCGTCGTGCATTGTTCCGGAATGTGACattctcgtccttggcccCAGCCATTGTTTTT encodes the following:
- the pmp1_2 gene encoding Tyrosine-protein phosphatase pmp1, yielding MLCLPFPPSSPHDLSPLSVSPHELSSPRPRLPIPRSALSSSSSAPPSPSTTATAAQCRPIAVLKRPRALDAAPVSTLPPSSSTALHPAKRFRRDSESNVKPSHPLRDSPRRRASSVSAHRPAPLRLSLSIPMGPPTTVGSGNEPLEDSGEQTVTIMPASPKAFSRSTTPLTSSLINGIQDVRLASPMPTELLSAEAPTPSTTSTLTPKSSFSARKSSPPSLPPVLSLKRLNPKGLSLSLGGATSFHNSSTPSTGNSTPTPTTAASQQAAGPSQTPLTPGPPRTPALAVTSLGRNTHKSHRRPSLLSLITHPPGGDDMPVPPTPGGAPYHYPGMRSRGHARMRSAGTPSGTYAEVPDPRTSQSAYPSLRSVPTIEERGSGPSVSSSCSDTSAVPPMSTSASLTSSSASATDSLSLSSTSPAISGESFDMGYPQTSFEPYCDGPVELVPGVWLGAEDSFWRWDVWAPTATRVAVINVAQEIENPFDESTRDDGWEWPQPSVTAGSKKPKVVIKSYPAEDDRPAVDYAHLRWSHGEAGLADVPDTASLTELINGGDYTGGDETDDKWRFWEAIRWLEVRRKAGTPVIIHCQCGVSRSATLAVAYVMTLAAAGAMPEQLNNLRTMQDAYDFVKGKSAWMGPNVSLVFQLVEYARNLSTLLSTHVEKSGKTWTTTWPTLVEVESEDDWAQRRRAFGEEVDSPGGAWDEARALDEAMSVRAGTARRE